In Saccharothrix syringae, the following are encoded in one genomic region:
- the fxsT gene encoding FxSxx-COOH system tetratricopeptide repeat protein has product MTGPPPPGSGRLTVRELRDALWLARLVVAGGSAGRPDVGGRPAPGAHPVAPPDEAHPAGPVEPRPPEERVPAPPTGVRPTTDATAAATTPLPAVPVLPERARIARALRPLDRTAPSPWRRELDEEATARHAAQDGLWMPAWRPEPAHPFDLVLVVDTSPSMAIWQHTAREFAELLRRQGAFRDVRHHRVDFSPADPAELRVRPEGPTATPVPWSRLADPTGRRVVLVFTDGVGGAWRSGAAGHVLHRWGRVMPVAVVQALDRRLWSWSALGTSRFQLSAPFPGAPNRLLRATPLDPDLTASREPGTVVPVLALSPDWMAAWARLVSQPGAAPVEVTATAVRPFRREPAPEPAPGPEPTPRERVLRFRTVASVTAFRLAGLLAAAPLDLASMKLVQRVAVPGSGLTALAEVLLGDLLVRLPKGGGPVEYDFRPGVREELLAGLHRADTVRVVRLLGDHAGPSDTALHDYARAVDAPDEVGLPEPSAANAPHLRVQEAVFRALSGPYLARANRLAVLLGRGRVAHAPPRRRAVPEHRPDVLGPMPLRNPDFVGREDLLEAVRALLTGTPGPVVLHGAGGMGKSQAALEYLYRHAPEYQVVWWVPAEHQAQVRAALVELAGRLDLPTGSSVSGLLRALGEGRPHARWLLVFDNAGAPGELLPFLPSGGHVIVTSGDPAWSGHARPVRVDRFSRAESVALLRGHDPDLSRADADALADALADLPLAVEQAAVWRSRTGMGTAEYLELLAANRAELLAAGVAGDYPLPVAAAWHVPLVRLAREHPVALELLRLCAFFGAEPVPLRLFRGVRAAPVSPELVAALEDPVALARATREISRYGLAKIDHRDQTVRMHPLAQAVLTSRLDAGEQDRSRHVVHLLLAHNDPGDPYRVEDWPRYARLLPHVVQCRAVECLDGLVRRMLINSVRYLVEVGDFGGAAELAGQSTTAWRSAMGRADLPTLDMARLHGIGLRRLGRADEARSLNESTYAELRAQVGDDHEAVIDMLDVLAADRRRAGRLAEELRLREEVLARALRVLGPDDPETLRYANNLASSLRGTGRFAEALELDEDTARRRTEILGADHLSTLRSLTALAMDLRECGHHDDALDLLDDTLARQRGLLGDDHPHTLGTMRNLAVTRCRAGDHAGARLLAEECLTRYRRRHGELHLDTSTSMVSLSVALRHLGDLRTARELAERGHRQFARTSGPEHPFTLVAATSLAVAERLLGDLDRARERNAGAAEVLHRTLGPDHPYALVTATNLASDLAAAGEHGAAADLDADTRRRSERVLGPGHPATLAVTLNLARDLRALGEHAASARLHREVRAALGEEHPAPRSERVDCDTDTMQM; this is encoded by the coding sequence ATGACCGGTCCCCCGCCGCCGGGCAGCGGCCGGCTGACCGTGCGCGAGCTGCGCGACGCGCTGTGGCTCGCCCGGCTGGTCGTGGCCGGCGGCTCCGCCGGTCGCCCGGACGTCGGGGGGCGGCCCGCGCCGGGAGCGCACCCCGTCGCACCCCCCGACGAGGCGCACCCGGCCGGGCCGGTCGAACCGCGGCCGCCCGAGGAGCGCGTCCCGGCACCGCCCACCGGCGTCCGCCCGACCACCGACGCGACCGCCGCGGCCACCACCCCGCTGCCCGCCGTGCCCGTGCTGCCCGAGCGGGCCCGCATCGCCCGCGCCCTCCGCCCGCTGGACCGCACCGCGCCGTCACCGTGGCGGCGCGAGCTGGACGAGGAGGCGACCGCCCGCCACGCCGCGCAGGACGGGCTGTGGATGCCGGCGTGGCGCCCCGAGCCCGCGCACCCGTTCGACCTGGTGCTGGTGGTCGACACCTCCCCTTCCATGGCGATCTGGCAGCACACCGCGCGCGAGTTCGCCGAGCTGCTGCGCCGCCAGGGCGCGTTCCGCGACGTCCGCCACCACCGGGTCGACTTCTCCCCCGCCGACCCGGCGGAGCTGCGCGTGCGGCCGGAGGGCCCGACCGCCACGCCCGTGCCGTGGTCGCGCCTGGCCGACCCCACCGGTCGCCGCGTGGTGCTGGTGTTCACCGACGGCGTGGGCGGGGCCTGGCGCAGCGGCGCGGCGGGCCACGTGCTGCACCGGTGGGGCCGGGTCATGCCCGTGGCCGTGGTGCAGGCGCTGGACCGGCGCCTGTGGTCGTGGAGCGCCCTGGGCACCTCGCGCTTCCAGCTCTCCGCGCCCTTCCCCGGCGCACCCAACCGGTTGCTGCGCGCGACACCGCTGGACCCCGACCTCACCGCTTCCCGCGAGCCCGGCACGGTGGTACCGGTGCTGGCCCTGTCCCCGGACTGGATGGCCGCCTGGGCGAGGCTGGTGTCGCAGCCCGGCGCCGCGCCCGTGGAGGTGACCGCGACCGCGGTGCGCCCCTTCCGCCGCGAACCGGCGCCCGAGCCGGCTCCGGGCCCGGAGCCGACGCCGCGGGAACGCGTGCTGCGGTTCCGCACCGTCGCGTCGGTGACCGCGTTCCGCCTGGCGGGCCTGCTCGCCGCGGCACCGCTCGACCTGGCGTCGATGAAGCTGGTGCAGCGCGTGGCGGTGCCCGGCAGCGGCCTCACCGCGCTGGCCGAGGTGCTGCTGGGCGACCTGCTGGTCCGGCTGCCCAAGGGCGGCGGCCCGGTCGAGTACGACTTCCGCCCCGGCGTGCGGGAGGAGCTGCTGGCCGGGCTGCACCGCGCCGACACCGTCCGCGTGGTCCGCCTGCTGGGCGACCACGCGGGACCGTCGGACACGGCCCTGCACGACTACGCGCGGGCGGTCGACGCGCCCGACGAGGTCGGGCTTCCCGAGCCCTCCGCGGCGAACGCGCCCCACCTGCGGGTGCAGGAGGCGGTGTTCCGCGCCCTGTCCGGGCCTTACCTGGCCAGGGCGAACCGCCTGGCGGTGCTGCTGGGCCGCGGTCGGGTCGCGCACGCGCCGCCCCGGCGCCGCGCGGTGCCGGAGCACCGGCCCGACGTCCTGGGACCGATGCCGCTGCGCAACCCCGATTTCGTGGGGCGCGAGGACCTGCTGGAGGCGGTCCGGGCGCTGTTGACCGGGACACCGGGCCCGGTGGTGCTGCACGGCGCGGGCGGCATGGGCAAGTCCCAGGCGGCGCTGGAGTACCTGTACCGCCACGCCCCGGAGTACCAGGTGGTGTGGTGGGTGCCCGCGGAGCACCAGGCGCAGGTCCGGGCCGCCCTCGTCGAGCTGGCCGGCAGGCTCGACCTGCCCACCGGTTCCTCGGTGTCGGGCCTGCTCCGCGCGCTGGGCGAGGGCAGGCCGCACGCGCGGTGGCTCCTCGTGTTCGACAACGCGGGCGCTCCCGGCGAACTGCTCCCGTTCCTCCCGTCGGGTGGCCACGTCATCGTCACCTCGGGCGACCCGGCGTGGTCCGGGCACGCGCGCCCGGTCCGGGTCGACCGGTTCAGCCGGGCGGAGAGCGTCGCGCTGCTGCGCGGGCACGACCCGGACCTCTCCCGCGCCGACGCCGACGCCCTCGCCGACGCGCTCGCCGACCTGCCGCTCGCGGTCGAGCAGGCCGCTGTCTGGCGCTCCCGGACCGGCATGGGGACGGCCGAGTACCTGGAGCTGCTGGCCGCGAACCGGGCCGAGCTGCTGGCCGCCGGCGTGGCGGGCGACTACCCGCTGCCGGTGGCGGCGGCCTGGCACGTGCCGCTGGTGCGCCTGGCGCGGGAGCACCCCGTGGCGCTGGAGCTGCTGCGGCTGTGCGCCTTCTTCGGCGCCGAGCCGGTCCCCCTGCGGCTGTTCCGCGGCGTCCGGGCGGCGCCGGTGTCGCCCGAGCTGGTGGCGGCGCTGGAGGACCCCGTCGCGCTCGCCCGGGCCACGCGGGAGATCAGCCGGTACGGCCTGGCCAAGATCGACCACCGCGACCAGACCGTGCGGATGCACCCCCTGGCGCAGGCGGTGCTGACGAGCCGCCTGGACGCCGGAGAGCAGGACCGCTCGCGGCACGTGGTGCACCTGTTGCTGGCCCACAACGACCCCGGGGACCCCTACCGGGTCGAGGACTGGCCCCGCTACGCCCGGCTGCTGCCCCACGTCGTCCAGTGCCGCGCGGTGGAGTGCCTGGACGGCCTCGTCCGGCGGATGCTGATCAACTCGGTCCGGTACCTGGTCGAGGTGGGCGACTTCGGTGGTGCCGCGGAGCTGGCCGGGCAGAGCACGACCGCCTGGCGCTCGGCCATGGGCCGGGCGGACCTGCCCACCCTCGACATGGCCCGCCTGCACGGGATCGGGCTGCGGCGGCTCGGCCGCGCCGACGAGGCCAGGTCGCTCAACGAGTCGACCTACGCCGAGCTGCGCGCGCAGGTGGGCGACGACCACGAGGCCGTCATCGACATGCTGGACGTCCTGGCCGCGGACCGCCGCCGGGCCGGGCGCCTGGCCGAGGAGCTGCGGTTGCGCGAGGAGGTGCTGGCGCGGGCGCTGCGCGTCCTCGGGCCGGACGACCCGGAAACCCTCCGGTACGCCAACAACCTCGCCAGCTCGCTGCGCGGCACGGGCCGGTTCGCGGAAGCGCTGGAGCTGGACGAGGACACCGCGCGCCGGCGCACCGAGATCCTGGGCGCGGACCACCTGAGCACGCTGCGCTCCCTCACCGCGCTGGCCATGGACCTGCGGGAGTGCGGCCACCACGACGATGCGCTGGACCTGCTGGACGACACCCTGGCGCGCCAGCGCGGCCTGCTCGGCGACGACCACCCGCACACCCTCGGGACGATGCGCAACCTGGCGGTGACCCGCTGCCGGGCCGGCGACCACGCGGGTGCGCGGCTGCTGGCCGAGGAGTGCCTGACCCGCTACCGGCGCCGCCACGGCGAGCTGCACCTCGACACCTCCACGTCGATGGTCAGCCTGTCGGTGGCGCTGCGGCACCTGGGCGACCTGCGGACCGCGCGGGAGCTGGCCGAGCGCGGTCACCGGCAGTTCGCCCGGACGAGCGGGCCCGAGCACCCGTTCACCCTCGTCGCGGCGACCAGCCTGGCCGTGGCCGAGCGCCTGCTGGGCGACCTGGACCGGGCTCGGGAGCGCAACGCCGGGGCCGCCGAGGTGCTGCACCGAACCCTCGGCCCCGACCACCCCTACGCGCTGGTGACCGCGACGAACCTGGCGAGCGACCTGGCCGCGGCGGGTGAGCACGGGGCGGCGGCCGACCTGGACGCGGACACCCGGCGGCGATCCGAGCGGGTGCTGGGGCCCGGGCACCCGGCCACCCTGGCCGTGACCCTGAACCTGGCACGCGACCTGCGGGCGCTCGGCGAGCACGCCGCGTCCGCCCGGCTGCACCGGGAGGTGCGGGCGGCGCTGGGCGAGGAGCACCCGGCGCCCCGGTCCGAGCGGGTCGACTGCGACACCGACACGATGCAGATGTGA
- a CDS encoding AAA family ATPase — MVDNTDWYVYRGTGRVAAHPVAALPEAPPWRRFPGTGEASRPTDDGGEGDRRVGRTAVPRVPHPDEVAMVNAALLLRRPLLVTGDPGTGKSTLAHLIARELGLGPVLRWPVTSRTTLKDGLYFYDAIGRVRAAGGGPGDADIGDYIHLGPLGTALLPYDLPRVLLIDELDKGDIDLPNDLLNVFEEGEYPIPELVRIAGSHPEVRVLTHDTGGEAVIRGGVVRCREFPVVVITSNGEREFPPAFLRRCLRLHVEPPDHEQLGRMVAAHFDDTHGVDVAGLIRRFLERREEVGGGLAADQLLNGVHLAVRLATSGAYRADDDLPAVLEAIWHPLQAESG, encoded by the coding sequence ATGGTGGACAACACCGACTGGTACGTCTACCGGGGCACGGGTCGTGTGGCGGCCCACCCCGTGGCGGCCCTGCCGGAGGCACCGCCGTGGCGGCGCTTCCCCGGCACCGGCGAGGCGTCCCGCCCGACCGACGACGGCGGCGAGGGCGACCGGCGGGTCGGCCGGACCGCGGTGCCGCGCGTGCCGCACCCCGACGAGGTGGCGATGGTCAACGCGGCCCTGCTGCTGCGCCGCCCGCTGCTGGTCACCGGCGACCCGGGCACGGGCAAGTCGACGCTGGCCCACCTGATCGCCCGCGAGCTGGGGCTCGGCCCGGTGCTGCGCTGGCCGGTGACCAGCCGCACCACGCTCAAGGACGGCCTGTACTTCTACGACGCCATCGGCCGGGTGCGCGCGGCGGGCGGCGGACCGGGCGACGCGGACATCGGCGACTACATCCACCTCGGCCCCCTGGGCACCGCCCTGCTCCCCTACGACCTGCCCCGCGTCCTGCTCATCGACGAACTCGACAAAGGCGACATCGACCTCCCCAACGACCTGCTCAACGTCTTCGAAGAAGGCGAGTACCCCATCCCGGAACTGGTGCGGATCGCCGGGAGCCACCCCGAGGTCCGGGTGCTCACCCACGACACCGGCGGCGAGGCGGTGATCCGGGGCGGCGTCGTCCGCTGCCGCGAGTTCCCGGTGGTGGTGATCACCAGCAACGGCGAGCGCGAGTTCCCGCCAGCCTTCCTGCGCAGGTGCCTGCGCCTGCACGTGGAACCGCCGGACCACGAGCAGCTGGGCCGGATGGTGGCCGCGCACTTCGACGACACGCACGGCGTGGACGTGGCCGGGTTGATCCGGAGGTTCCTGGAGCGGCGCGAGGAGGTCGGCGGCGGCCTGGCGGCGGACCAGCTGCTCAACGGCGTGCACCTGGCCGTGCGGCTGGCGACCTCCGGCGCCTACCGGGCGGACGACGACCTGCCCGCCGTGCTGGAGGCCATCTGGCACCCGCTCCAGGCCGAGTCCGGATGA
- a CDS encoding VMAP-C domain-containing protein: MAWAPSGAAQARGDPGEESTPLMPLVTALRRIPMLADRSGRELVVRMVGEALREHLPVEDHKYPVGHLFSIAEVCCRRPERLSALVRVLEMLEQDSRPMVALRDLVRDMTTLALWSDEARGEVLALLSGVVVPDIEGVYLAVAGPSAPPLRGSTTYQEVFRTLETLNARPDGVPRSLLFVEHIAARVRTELAVRLHHWVDRQAAALDLAAEVASARWEVREGRVAAPARPSDAYVVFQLCREGLRGDVHRLSQWHQLDLSTGWHPVRGADFTGDLEAVKHRVAEAVEGLEADWAGFAPRVHVEFVLAAELINLDVDQWPWETDAPLPEPLGCRYPVAVRSLERMAARKYHRSWHQRWELLRSQLDRTGAIHEDATCWGGDGSARAVRELMSKLQRDAAAVSLVLSSPPHPESRGRDEIAVGLRAGIPVVIWDRAGSDDGFVARARRLLHEDNPRDLLERVRLARSDVFEAGGDGGLTVLWDDPSRVVLPVHPTAPEGV; the protein is encoded by the coding sequence GTGGCATGGGCACCGAGTGGCGCGGCACAGGCCCGGGGCGACCCCGGTGAGGAGAGCACCCCGCTGATGCCGCTGGTGACGGCCCTGCGGCGGATCCCGATGCTGGCCGACCGCAGCGGGCGGGAACTCGTCGTGCGGATGGTGGGCGAGGCGTTGCGCGAACACCTCCCGGTCGAGGACCACAAGTACCCGGTGGGCCACCTGTTCAGCATCGCGGAGGTGTGCTGCCGCCGCCCGGAAAGGCTTTCCGCACTGGTGCGGGTGCTGGAAATGCTGGAGCAGGACTCGCGCCCGATGGTGGCGTTGCGGGACCTGGTGCGGGACATGACCACGCTGGCGCTGTGGTCCGACGAGGCGCGCGGCGAGGTGCTGGCGCTGCTGTCCGGTGTGGTGGTCCCCGACATCGAGGGCGTCTACCTGGCCGTGGCGGGCCCGTCGGCGCCGCCGCTGCGCGGGTCCACCACGTACCAGGAGGTCTTCCGCACGCTGGAAACGCTCAACGCGCGCCCGGACGGCGTGCCGCGGTCGCTGCTGTTCGTCGAGCACATCGCGGCGCGCGTGCGCACCGAGCTGGCCGTCCGGCTGCACCACTGGGTCGACCGGCAGGCGGCCGCGCTGGACCTGGCCGCGGAGGTGGCGTCCGCGCGATGGGAGGTCCGGGAGGGGCGGGTCGCGGCCCCGGCCCGCCCGTCGGACGCCTACGTGGTGTTCCAGCTGTGCCGGGAGGGCCTGCGCGGCGACGTCCACCGGCTGTCCCAGTGGCACCAGCTCGACCTGTCCACCGGGTGGCACCCGGTGCGCGGCGCGGACTTCACCGGCGACCTGGAGGCGGTCAAGCACCGGGTGGCCGAGGCGGTGGAGGGGCTGGAGGCGGACTGGGCCGGGTTCGCGCCGCGCGTGCACGTCGAGTTCGTCCTGGCCGCCGAGCTGATCAACCTCGACGTGGACCAGTGGCCGTGGGAGACCGACGCGCCGCTGCCCGAACCGCTGGGCTGCCGCTACCCGGTGGCGGTGCGCAGCCTGGAGCGGATGGCGGCGCGCAAGTACCACCGGTCCTGGCACCAGCGCTGGGAGCTGCTGCGCTCCCAGCTCGACCGGACGGGCGCGATCCACGAGGACGCCACGTGCTGGGGCGGCGACGGCAGCGCGAGGGCTGTGCGCGAGCTGATGTCGAAGCTCCAGCGCGACGCCGCCGCGGTGTCGCTGGTGCTCAGCTCGCCGCCGCACCCGGAGTCGCGGGGCCGCGACGAGATCGCGGTCGGGCTGCGCGCGGGCATCCCGGTGGTGATCTGGGACCGGGCCGGCTCGGACGACGGCTTCGTGGCCCGGGCCAGGCGGCTGCTGCACGAGGACAACCCGCGCGACCTGCTGGAACGGGTGCGGCTCGCGCGGTCGGACGTGTTCGAGGCGGGCGGCGACGGCGGTCTGACGGTCCTGTGGGACGACCCGTCGCGGGTGGTGCTGCCGGTGCACCCGACGGCGCCGGAAGGGGTGTGA
- a CDS encoding ANTAR domain-containing protein yields the protein MVGDNGRDDSLTARIASLEAEVRGLRKAVQTRTVIGQATGLISAVQGCTPQEGFQLLVRMSQHHNVKLHTIALKLLDLSAELGPRQAVRAVHQSAEPNGRVAASEWPGVDVVHAARRLVAAYDAAQGAGDEQPEVRRQLADQVTLAGQLLAEKLTEVGWLPEG from the coding sequence GTGGTCGGGGACAACGGCCGTGACGATTCGCTGACCGCGCGGATCGCCAGCCTTGAAGCCGAGGTGAGAGGGCTGCGCAAAGCCGTGCAGACACGCACCGTGATCGGGCAGGCCACGGGCCTGATCTCCGCGGTGCAGGGTTGCACCCCGCAGGAGGGGTTCCAGCTGCTCGTCCGCATGTCGCAGCACCACAACGTGAAGCTGCACACGATAGCCCTCAAGCTGCTCGACCTCTCGGCCGAGCTGGGACCGCGCCAGGCCGTGCGCGCCGTCCACCAGTCCGCCGAGCCGAACGGCCGGGTCGCCGCCTCCGAGTGGCCCGGGGTCGACGTGGTGCACGCGGCCCGGCGGCTGGTCGCGGCGTACGACGCGGCGCAGGGGGCCGGTGACGAGCAGCCCGAGGTGCGCCGGCAGCTGGCCGACCAGGTCACCCTGGCCGGCCAGCTGCTCGCGGAGAAGCTCACCGAGGTGGGCTGGCTACCGGAGGGCTGA
- a CDS encoding HEXXH motif domain-containing protein, translating into MSSETTTAEPRTRAHLSDADFDLICAGPVDARVMGVLHRAQYGRRRLALRTLLEVARRTGAHDAELAWEVLAEAERRDPASVEDVLMAPAVGTWLARALRRGVARVGVLHAVAAAAAMRAGMAGRLVVPVSHDVVTVPTIGQYAAPGEAPTAELGFGGPGEPVRVDGVAVGLRPFRRHRSEAGGLVLDVTVDDVDPHRGFVEPASPDPLDPAEHGRWCDLLDEAWALLVERHTGYAVELSAGLTSLVPLPAGSGVVGASSASAFGAVALSAVGSAAEFAETLVHEIQHSKLNAVLDLVRLHDEDGAKCHYAPWRDDPRPLTGVLHGLYAFTGVVEFWQAQSPGSFAAALRARQLRLALAEVGTRRLTGEGRRFVAAVARRLAALEPDPAASPHAGVVDRITADHRAAWRVRHVRPHPADVAALADDWLAGRARSTRPRAEVVATGERVSTDRAALLRARALTPERFAATPRTGPDAAYARDDLVTAGAGYLDRLRADPEDGAAWVGLGLAGGAPALLDEPHVARAVHREVRRRGAPAPDPLPLARWLAG; encoded by the coding sequence ATGTCCTCCGAGACCACCACGGCTGAACCGCGCACCCGGGCGCACCTGTCCGATGCCGACTTCGACCTGATCTGCGCGGGCCCCGTCGACGCCAGGGTCATGGGCGTGCTCCACCGGGCCCAGTACGGGCGCCGCAGGCTGGCCCTGCGCACCCTGCTGGAGGTGGCGCGGCGTACGGGGGCGCACGACGCCGAACTCGCCTGGGAGGTCCTCGCCGAGGCCGAGCGCCGCGATCCCGCCTCGGTCGAGGACGTGCTGATGGCGCCCGCGGTCGGCACGTGGCTCGCGCGGGCGCTGAGGCGGGGTGTGGCGCGGGTCGGCGTCCTGCACGCGGTCGCCGCGGCCGCGGCGATGCGGGCGGGGATGGCGGGGCGGCTGGTCGTGCCGGTCTCGCACGACGTGGTGACCGTGCCCACGATCGGCCAGTACGCCGCGCCGGGGGAGGCGCCGACCGCCGAGCTGGGCTTCGGTGGTCCGGGCGAACCCGTGCGCGTCGACGGGGTCGCCGTCGGGCTCCGCCCCTTCCGCCGCCACCGCAGCGAGGCGGGCGGCCTCGTGCTGGACGTGACCGTCGACGACGTGGACCCGCACCGCGGGTTCGTCGAGCCGGCGTCGCCGGACCCGCTCGACCCGGCGGAGCACGGGCGCTGGTGCGACCTGCTGGACGAGGCGTGGGCGCTGCTCGTCGAGCGGCACACCGGGTACGCGGTCGAGCTGTCGGCCGGCCTGACCAGCCTCGTGCCGCTGCCCGCCGGCAGCGGGGTGGTCGGCGCGTCCTCGGCGAGCGCGTTCGGGGCGGTGGCGCTGTCGGCGGTCGGATCGGCCGCCGAGTTCGCCGAGACCCTGGTGCACGAGATCCAGCACTCCAAGCTCAACGCCGTGCTCGACCTGGTCCGCCTGCACGACGAGGACGGGGCGAAGTGCCACTACGCCCCCTGGCGGGACGACCCGCGGCCGCTCACCGGTGTGCTGCACGGCCTCTACGCCTTCACCGGCGTGGTCGAGTTCTGGCAGGCGCAGTCGCCGGGGAGCTTCGCGGCCGCGCTGCGCGCGCGTCAGCTGCGGCTCGCCCTGGCGGAGGTGGGCACCCGCCGGCTGACCGGCGAGGGGCGCCGGTTCGTCGCCGCGGTGGCGCGCAGGCTCGCGGCGCTCGAACCGGACCCGGCCGCCTCGCCCCACGCCGGCGTGGTGGATCGGATCACCGCCGACCACCGGGCCGCCTGGCGGGTCCGGCACGTGCGGCCCCACCCGGCGGACGTCGCGGCGCTGGCCGACGACTGGCTCGCCGGCCGGGCCCGCTCGACGCGGCCGCGTGCCGAGGTGGTGGCGACCGGTGAGCGGGTGTCGACCGACCGGGCGGCGCTGCTGAGGGCCAGGGCGCTGACCCCGGAGCGCTTCGCCGCGACCCCGCGCACCGGCCCCGACGCCGCCTACGCCCGCGACGACCTGGTCACGGCGGGTGCGGGCTACCTCGACCGCCTGCGGGCCGACCCGGAGGACGGCGCCGCCTGGGTGGGGCTCGGGTTGGCCGGCGGTGCGCCCGCCCTGCTGGACGAGCCGCACGTGGCGCGGGCCGTGCACCGGGAGGTCCGGCGCCGGGGCGCGCCCGCCCCCGATCCGCTGCCGCTGGCCCGGTGGCTCGCCGGCTGA
- a CDS encoding CsbD family protein → MGADEKFDNKAEELKGRAKEAVGDATDNEQWQAEGRAEQAKGSLKQAAEKVKDAFRGDH, encoded by the coding sequence GTGGGTGCCGACGAGAAGTTCGACAACAAGGCCGAGGAGCTCAAGGGCCGCGCGAAGGAAGCGGTCGGTGACGCCACGGACAACGAGCAGTGGCAGGCCGAGGGCCGCGCCGAGCAGGCCAAGGGTTCCCTCAAGCAGGCAGCGGAGAAGGTGAAGGACGCCTTCCGTGGCGACCACTAG
- a CDS encoding UdgX family uracil-DNA binding protein (This protein belongs to the uracil DNA glycosylase superfamily, members of which act in excision repair of DNA. However, it belongs more specifically to UdgX branch, whose founding member was found to bind uracil in DNA (where it does not belong), without cleaving it, appears to promote DNA repair by a pathway involving RecA, rather than base excision.), translating into MATTSRTGSAAPFVPEGADLAALRRAAAGCRGCHLYEDATQTVFGAGPEDARLVCVGEQPGDVEDRRGEPFVGPAGKLLDKALAEADLDREGVYLTNAVKHFKFTLDARGKRRIHKSPVRGEVTACVPWLHAELARVEPDLVVCLGATAAKAVLGNDFKVTERRGRLERAGGHDVIATVHPSSVLRAPDRDEAYRGFLADLRVVREHLG; encoded by the coding sequence GTGGCGACCACTAGCCGGACCGGCAGCGCCGCCCCGTTCGTGCCGGAAGGCGCGGACCTGGCGGCGCTGCGGCGCGCCGCGGCGGGGTGCCGCGGGTGCCACCTGTACGAGGACGCCACCCAGACCGTCTTCGGCGCCGGGCCCGAGGACGCCCGCCTGGTGTGCGTCGGCGAGCAGCCCGGCGACGTCGAGGACCGCCGCGGCGAGCCGTTCGTCGGCCCCGCGGGCAAGCTGCTGGACAAGGCCCTGGCAGAGGCCGACCTGGACCGCGAGGGCGTCTACCTGACCAACGCGGTCAAGCACTTCAAGTTCACCCTGGACGCGCGCGGCAAGCGGCGCATCCACAAGTCGCCGGTGCGCGGCGAGGTCACGGCGTGCGTGCCGTGGCTGCACGCCGAACTGGCGCGGGTCGAGCCCGACCTGGTCGTCTGCCTCGGCGCCACCGCCGCCAAGGCCGTCCTGGGCAACGACTTCAAGGTCACCGAGCGCCGCGGGCGGCTGGAGCGGGCGGGCGGGCACGACGTCATCGCCACGGTCCACCCGTCGTCGGTGCTGCGCGCCCCCGACCGCGACGAGGCGTACCGGGGCTTCCTGGCGGACCTGCGCGTCGTGCGCGAGCACCTGGGCTGA